In a genomic window of Venatoribacter cucullus:
- a CDS encoding TIGR00730 family Rossman fold protein has translation MTTPLRRIAVYCGSRPGNSPAYTGAAAQLARTLAEAGIGIVYGGSRNGLMGALADTALACGGEVIGVIPDLLNKHERAHPNLTQLHHVASMHERKALMAELADGFIALPGGVGTLDELIEIWCWAGMGSHAKPCGCLDVNQYWQPLFDLLAHIRHEGFSHGEQQLLRSDDPQQLLALMTAY, from the coding sequence ATGACCACTCCGTTACGACGCATCGCGGTCTACTGTGGCTCCCGGCCGGGTAACTCCCCGGCCTATACCGGGGCCGCAGCACAGCTGGCCCGCACACTGGCCGAAGCCGGTATCGGTATAGTCTATGGCGGCAGCCGCAACGGCCTGATGGGCGCGCTGGCCGACACCGCACTGGCCTGTGGCGGTGAAGTGATCGGCGTAATTCCCGACCTGCTGAATAAGCACGAACGTGCTCATCCCAACCTTACCCAACTGCACCATGTGGCCAGCATGCACGAACGCAAAGCCTTAATGGCCGAACTGGCGGATGGCTTTATCGCCCTGCCCGGTGGCGTCGGTACGTTGGATGAACTGATTGAGATCTGGTGCTGGGCCGGCATGGGCAGCCACGCCAAGCCCTGCGGCTGTCTGGATGTTAACCAGTACTGGCAACCCTTGTTTGATCTGCTGGCCCATATCCGCCATGAAGGCTTCAGCCACGGCGAACAACAGCTGTTACGCAGCGACGATCCGCAACAACTGCTGGCCCTGATGACTGCTTACTGA
- a CDS encoding pseudouridine synthase — protein sequence MTPELQILYQDDALVVINKPSGLLVHRSEIDRHETRFALQLLRDQLGQRVYPVHRLDKPTSGVLAFALSPEMASLTTDLWRQRTVEKQYLAIVRGWMPDFVHLDKPMAPPVDKYAKHEKVREEQEAITDFRRLAQVELPVFIDKYPQSRYSLVQCTPHTGRKHQIRRHLKHLAHPIIGDARYGKGRHSRYFRDQLHAPRLLLHAASLSVTHPLSGEPLTFHAPLDAIWRQLLQRFGWLDAVPAGLAASFSEPVHPSLDLFLNGNDDTDDTEN from the coding sequence ATGACTCCTGAACTTCAGATTCTGTACCAAGACGACGCCCTGGTGGTGATTAACAAACCCAGCGGCCTGCTGGTACACCGCAGCGAAATCGACCGCCACGAAACCCGCTTTGCCCTGCAACTGCTGCGCGACCAGCTCGGCCAGCGTGTGTATCCGGTGCACCGGCTGGATAAACCCACGTCTGGCGTACTGGCCTTTGCCTTAAGCCCGGAGATGGCCAGCCTGACCACTGACCTGTGGCGTCAGCGCACGGTGGAAAAGCAATACCTGGCCATTGTACGTGGCTGGATGCCGGACTTTGTGCATCTGGACAAACCCATGGCGCCTCCTGTCGATAAATACGCCAAACACGAAAAGGTGCGGGAAGAGCAGGAAGCCATTACCGACTTCCGTCGTCTGGCCCAGGTGGAGCTGCCGGTGTTTATCGATAAATACCCGCAGTCGCGTTACTCGCTGGTGCAATGCACGCCGCATACCGGTCGTAAGCATCAGATCCGCCGCCATCTGAAACACCTGGCGCACCCTATTATTGGTGATGCGCGTTATGGCAAAGGCCGCCACAGCCGTTATTTCCGTGACCAGCTGCACGCACCGCGCCTGCTACTGCACGCCGCCAGCCTCAGCGTTACCCACCCGCTCAGCGGGGAGCCTCTTACCTTCCACGCCCCGCTGGATGCCATCTGGCGTCAGCTGCTGCAACGATTCGGCTGGCTGGATGCCGTGCCGGCCGGACTGGCCGCATCATTCAGCGAACCGGTACACCCATCGCTGGATTTATTCCTTAATGGAAACGATGACACGGACGACACGGAGAACTGA
- a CDS encoding thioredoxin fold domain-containing protein codes for MKKILIAALLSFGSVVAVQAAEATQEQQVEARLVSAFGPRLQVQEVVAVAGKQLLEVVLIDGSVMHMTPDMNYFLYRDELYQLTPGEVVNVTQSRLNPKRVSSLSKVTDQQSVLFAAKGKQKALINVFTDIDCGFCQKLHLEVPRLNELGIAVRYLAYPRAGINSPQTGQLTDSYQKLNYVWCAQDRTAAMTAMKNTQRDLGMAAQRVRQGAGSAAEQQYRDAEKKMQAMLSASKDCNAPITAQFELGHQVGVTGTPAIITEDGTLIPGYMPADELARRLGIL; via the coding sequence ATGAAGAAGATTCTGATCGCTGCACTGCTGAGCTTTGGCAGTGTGGTTGCGGTTCAGGCCGCAGAAGCCACGCAGGAGCAACAGGTGGAAGCGCGCCTGGTGTCTGCATTTGGTCCGCGTCTGCAGGTGCAGGAAGTGGTTGCCGTGGCCGGTAAGCAGCTGCTGGAAGTGGTTCTGATTGATGGCTCGGTGATGCACATGACACCGGACATGAACTACTTTCTGTACCGCGATGAGCTGTACCAGTTAACCCCGGGCGAAGTGGTTAACGTTACCCAAAGCCGCCTGAATCCAAAACGCGTCAGTAGCCTGAGTAAGGTGACTGATCAGCAAAGCGTGCTGTTTGCTGCCAAGGGTAAGCAAAAAGCCCTGATTAATGTGTTCACTGATATTGATTGTGGCTTCTGTCAGAAATTGCACCTGGAGGTGCCGCGCCTGAATGAGCTGGGTATTGCTGTGCGCTATCTGGCTTACCCGCGTGCTGGTATCAACAGTCCACAGACCGGGCAGCTGACCGATTCGTATCAGAAATTGAATTACGTCTGGTGTGCGCAAGACCGCACAGCGGCGATGACGGCAATGAAAAATACCCAGCGAGACCTCGGCATGGCAGCGCAGCGCGTGCGTCAGGGGGCTGGTTCTGCCGCCGAACAGCAGTATCGGGATGCGGAAAAGAAAATGCAGGCCATGCTCAGTGCCAGCAAAGATTGCAACGCACCCATTACTGCGCAGTTTGAATTGGGGCATCAGGTGGGGGTAACCGGTACGCCGGCCATCATCACCGAAGATGGCACCCTGATTCCCGGTTATATGCCGGCCGATGAGCTGGCCCGGCGGCTGGGCATCCTCTGA
- the rplS gene encoding 50S ribosomal protein L19: protein MSNKNAIIQQIENAQLKADIPAFSTGDTVVVNVKVKEGERERVQAFEGVVIGKRNRGLNSAFTVRKISHGVGVERTFQTHSPMIAGIELKRRGDVRKAKLYYLRERSGKSARIKEKV, encoded by the coding sequence ATGAGCAACAAAAACGCAATCATTCAACAGATTGAAAATGCCCAGTTGAAAGCCGACATTCCGGCGTTCAGCACCGGTGACACCGTTGTCGTGAATGTAAAAGTTAAAGAAGGTGAGCGTGAGCGTGTCCAGGCTTTTGAAGGCGTGGTAATCGGCAAGCGTAACCGTGGCCTGAACTCTGCTTTCACCGTGCGTAAAATCTCTCACGGTGTGGGTGTAGAGCGTACTTTCCAGACTCACAGCCCGATGATCGCTGGTATCGAGCTGAAGCGTCGTGGTGACGTACGTAAAGCCAAGCTGTACTACCTGCGCGAGCGCAGCGGTAAGTCTGCACGTATCAAAGAAAAGGTGTAA
- the trmD gene encoding tRNA (guanosine(37)-N1)-methyltransferase TrmD produces MWFGVISLFPEMFRALTEYGVSGRAVKQEKVSVTCWNPRDFTHDNYQTVDDRPYGGGPGMLMKIQPLRDAIHAAKAAAGEGAKVIYLSPQGRKLDQQGVLELAQHDKLILVAGRYEGIDERLIEREIDEEWSLGDFVLSGGELAAMTLMDAVIRLVPGVLGHEQSAQQDSFMDGLLDCPHYTRPEVYEGQAVPDVLLSGNHEKIRQWRLKQSLGRTWQRRPDLLAALELTNEQQRLLTEYLREHDQTSADC; encoded by the coding sequence GTGTGGTTTGGGGTTATCTCGCTGTTTCCTGAAATGTTCCGGGCATTAACCGAATACGGTGTCAGTGGCCGGGCCGTGAAACAGGAAAAAGTGAGTGTGACGTGCTGGAATCCCCGTGATTTCACCCACGACAACTACCAGACCGTGGACGATCGTCCGTACGGTGGCGGCCCGGGTATGCTGATGAAAATTCAGCCTCTGCGCGATGCCATCCACGCAGCCAAAGCGGCGGCGGGGGAGGGCGCGAAGGTGATTTATCTGTCACCTCAGGGACGCAAACTGGATCAGCAAGGGGTGCTTGAGCTTGCTCAGCACGACAAACTGATTCTGGTGGCCGGACGGTACGAAGGCATTGATGAGCGTTTAATTGAACGCGAAATCGACGAAGAGTGGTCTCTGGGCGATTTCGTGTTAAGTGGTGGTGAATTAGCCGCCATGACGCTGATGGATGCTGTAATCCGGCTGGTGCCCGGTGTGTTGGGGCACGAACAGTCGGCCCAGCAAGACTCCTTTATGGACGGTTTGCTGGATTGTCCGCATTACACCCGCCCGGAAGTTTACGAAGGGCAGGCCGTACCCGATGTGTTGCTGAGTGGCAACCATGAAAAGATCCGCCAGTGGCGCCTCAAGCAGTCACTGGGAAGAACCTGGCAGCGCCGTCCCGATTTACTGGCAGCGCTGGAACTGACAAACGAGCAACAAAGGTTATTGACAGAATATCTGCGCGAGCACGATCAAACCTCGGCAGACTGTTAA
- the rimM gene encoding ribosome maturation factor RimM (Essential for efficient processing of 16S rRNA) codes for MSHQAADQELTILGKVTTAFGIKGWVKVYSYTDPMTNILDYPNWLLNIGGEWKTFRVKDSQVHSKGLAVALDGINDRDAALALSQVEIAVPTSELPELEDDEYYWFQLQGLKVVNTHGEWLGQVKELLDSGGGNQVMVINACEGSIDRQQRLIPYAETIVLKVDTEQGEILVDWEADF; via the coding sequence TTGTCACACCAGGCGGCGGACCAGGAACTCACCATCCTTGGCAAAGTAACCACCGCATTCGGTATTAAAGGCTGGGTGAAGGTGTATTCCTACACCGATCCCATGACCAATATTCTGGACTACCCCAACTGGCTGCTGAACATCGGCGGCGAGTGGAAGACGTTCCGGGTAAAAGACAGTCAGGTCCACAGTAAAGGGTTGGCGGTAGCGCTGGACGGCATCAACGACCGTGACGCGGCTCTGGCCTTGTCTCAGGTTGAGATTGCAGTACCGACCAGTGAGTTACCTGAACTCGAAGACGATGAATATTATTGGTTCCAGTTACAGGGCCTGAAGGTGGTAAACACCCACGGTGAATGGCTGGGCCAGGTAAAAGAACTGCTGGATTCCGGTGGTGGCAATCAGGTGATGGTTATTAATGCCTGCGAGGGCAGTATTGATCGTCAGCAACGCCTGATTCCTTACGCTGAAACCATTGTTCTTAAGGTTGACACAGAACAGGGTGAAATTCTGGTCGACTGGGAAGCGGACTTTTAA
- the rpsP gene encoding 30S ribosomal protein S16, with the protein MVVIRLARGGSKKRPFYHINVADARSPRDGRFIERVGFFNPVARGQEEAFRINAERVEYWLAKGAQPTDRVASLLKQAKKAQA; encoded by the coding sequence ATGGTAGTAATCCGTTTGGCCCGTGGTGGCTCTAAAAAACGTCCTTTTTATCACATTAACGTAGCTGACGCGCGTTCGCCTCGCGACGGTCGCTTTATCGAGCGTGTTGGGTTTTTTAACCCTGTTGCTCGCGGCCAGGAAGAAGCTTTCCGCATCAATGCCGAGCGTGTTGAGTACTGGCTGGCCAAAGGTGCCCAGCCGACTGATCGCGTTGCCAGCTTACTGAAGCAAGCCAAAAAAGCTCAGGCTTAA
- a CDS encoding Na/Pi cotransporter family protein: MTYSFFDFLQLIGALGIFIFGMKIFSEGLQKIAGNRLKGILSGMTRNRLTGVLTGLGTTAITQSSTTTTVMAVSFVNAGLLSFVQSTGVIMGANIGTTITAWIVALFGFKMQITPIAMALIGIFFAFLFSKNQRWRNIAETMVGFGILFIGLEFIKNGVPDIRSNPELLSFLNTFSEYGYLSLILFVAIGTILTLVMQSSSAASAITLVMLFEGWISFPIAAAMVLGENIGTTVTANIAAMVGNVHAKRAARFHLMFNVIGVLWMMAVIYPVLNGIDLVVQTFSHNPVSIMGNDPAARPNATLGLSLFHTSFNVLNVVILFAFVPYIVRLIERLLPDNGPQDDQYQLKYISLGVMTSPGLSVEQAQKEIQNFAEIIEKMHGLVDELLFDPQAPREKLLERIHAYEETTDQLEMEISDYLVSITENTNLEHELSERMRFMQTMINDMERIADIYFQVSKLSDRMLEAKTNWPEEANSEMQQMMTALRAAIHNMRLNVARDAEDVDLRHAIKLEDQVDDLRDEFRDNHYARLENGAYSPRAGVTFIDILNRLERIGDHVLNVNESSACTRLKAKRIPGKK, from the coding sequence ATGACTTACTCTTTCTTTGATTTCCTGCAGCTGATCGGTGCCCTGGGCATCTTTATTTTCGGGATGAAAATTTTCAGCGAAGGTCTGCAAAAAATTGCCGGCAATCGTCTGAAAGGCATCCTCAGCGGCATGACCCGCAACCGTTTAACCGGCGTTCTCACGGGTTTGGGTACCACCGCTATTACCCAGTCATCCACCACCACCACGGTTATGGCCGTCAGTTTTGTTAACGCTGGCCTGCTGAGCTTTGTGCAATCCACCGGCGTGATCATGGGCGCCAACATCGGTACCACCATCACCGCCTGGATTGTTGCGCTGTTCGGCTTCAAGATGCAGATCACCCCCATCGCCATGGCGCTGATCGGTATCTTCTTTGCCTTCCTGTTCTCCAAAAACCAGCGCTGGCGCAACATTGCCGAAACCATGGTGGGTTTCGGTATTCTGTTTATCGGCCTCGAATTTATTAAAAACGGCGTGCCGGATATCCGCAGCAACCCGGAACTGCTGTCGTTCCTGAACACCTTCAGCGAGTACGGTTACCTGTCGCTGATTCTGTTCGTTGCCATCGGTACCATCCTGACGCTGGTGATGCAGTCTTCCTCCGCCGCCAGCGCCATAACGCTGGTGATGCTGTTTGAAGGCTGGATTTCCTTCCCGATTGCCGCCGCCATGGTATTGGGGGAAAACATCGGCACCACCGTTACCGCCAACATTGCCGCCATGGTGGGGAACGTGCATGCCAAACGGGCGGCGCGCTTCCACCTTATGTTCAACGTGATCGGCGTGCTGTGGATGATGGCGGTTATTTATCCGGTGCTGAACGGTATCGATCTGGTGGTACAAACCTTCAGTCACAACCCGGTATCCATTATGGGCAACGACCCGGCGGCGCGTCCGAATGCCACCCTGGGGCTGTCACTGTTTCACACTTCCTTTAACGTACTGAACGTCGTCATCTTATTTGCCTTCGTACCCTATATTGTGCGCCTGATCGAACGCCTGCTGCCGGACAACGGCCCGCAAGACGACCAGTACCAGCTGAAATACATCAGCCTGGGCGTGATGACCTCACCGGGCTTATCCGTTGAGCAGGCACAAAAAGAAATTCAGAACTTCGCTGAAATTATTGAAAAGATGCACGGTCTGGTGGACGAACTGCTGTTTGACCCGCAAGCCCCGCGGGAAAAACTGCTGGAGCGCATTCACGCTTACGAAGAAACCACCGACCAGCTGGAAATGGAAATTTCCGACTATCTGGTGAGCATTACCGAAAACACCAATCTGGAACACGAACTCTCTGAGCGTATGCGCTTTATGCAAACCATGATCAACGACATGGAGCGTATCGCCGACATTTACTTCCAGGTCTCCAAACTGTCCGACCGTATGCTGGAAGCCAAAACCAACTGGCCGGAAGAAGCCAACAGCGAAATGCAGCAAATGATGACCGCTCTGCGCGCCGCCATTCACAATATGCGCCTGAACGTCGCCCGGGATGCTGAAGACGTGGACCTGCGTCATGCCATCAAACTGGAAGACCAGGTGGATGACCTGCGCGATGAATTCCGCGACAACCACTACGCCCGCCTGGAAAACGGTGCCTACTCACCGCGTGCCGGCGTAACCTTTATAGACATCCTCAACCGTCTGGAGCGTATCGGTGACCACGTTCTGAACGTGAACGAATCGTCGGCCTGCACCCGCCTGAAAGCCAAGCGCATTCCGGGTAAGAAATAA
- a CDS encoding PilT/PilU family type 4a pilus ATPase produces the protein MSIENWLHLLAKHDGSDLYLSKGAPPCAKFQGQLKHLSRDVLGPGDIEKIAYAIMSDAQRKEFEEEFELNMAMSNSSGRFRINIFKQQHEVSIVARNINTEIPDIAKLNLPPVLKDVITAKRGLILFVGGTGSGKSTSLAALIDHRNATTAGHIITIEDPIEFVHKHKKSVINQREVGTDTKSYAAALKNTLRQAPDVILIGEIRDAETMEHALAFAETGHLAISTLHANNANQAFERIVNMFPEERRNQILLGLGQNVRAIISQRLIPTVDGKRAAAVEVLLGNKTVEDLIIRGDFPSIKEIMSKSENLGMQTFDGALYHLYKQGKITLEQALKNADSENNLRLRIKLGDNKPAAKPAESATKPAAPKAAAATSGLSLSLVEEGSVEEAYA, from the coding sequence ATGAGCATCGAAAACTGGTTGCATCTACTGGCAAAACACGATGGCTCAGACCTCTACCTGAGCAAAGGTGCACCGCCCTGTGCGAAATTTCAGGGGCAATTAAAGCACCTCAGCCGAGACGTACTTGGCCCCGGCGATATTGAAAAAATTGCCTACGCCATTATGTCGGACGCGCAACGCAAAGAATTTGAAGAAGAATTCGAACTGAATATGGCCATGTCTAATTCGTCCGGCCGTTTCCGCATTAATATTTTCAAACAGCAGCACGAAGTGTCGATCGTTGCCCGCAACATCAACACCGAAATTCCGGACATTGCCAAACTGAACCTGCCGCCGGTCTTAAAAGACGTAATTACCGCCAAGCGCGGCCTGATTCTGTTTGTCGGTGGTACCGGATCGGGTAAATCCACCTCGCTGGCAGCACTGATCGACCACCGTAATGCCACCACCGCCGGCCATATTATTACCATCGAAGACCCGATTGAATTTGTGCACAAGCACAAGAAAAGCGTGATTAACCAGCGCGAAGTAGGCACCGACACCAAGAGCTACGCCGCCGCATTAAAAAACACCCTGCGTCAGGCGCCGGACGTGATTTTAATTGGCGAAATCCGCGACGCGGAAACCATGGAGCATGCCCTCGCCTTTGCCGAAACCGGCCACCTGGCGATTTCTACCCTGCACGCCAACAACGCCAACCAGGCGTTTGAACGCATTGTGAATATGTTCCCGGAAGAGCGCCGCAACCAGATTCTGCTGGGCCTGGGCCAAAACGTGCGCGCCATTATTTCCCAGCGTTTAATTCCCACTGTTGATGGCAAACGCGCCGCCGCCGTGGAAGTGCTGCTGGGCAATAAAACCGTGGAAGACCTGATTATCCGCGGCGATTTCCCGTCGATTAAAGAGATCATGAGCAAATCCGAAAACCTCGGCATGCAAACCTTCGATGGCGCACTCTACCACCTGTACAAACAAGGCAAGATCACATTGGAACAGGCGCTGAAAAACGCCGACTCGGAAAACAACCTGCGCTTGCGCATTAAACTGGGCGATAACAAACCGGCAGCCAAACCCGCTGAGTCGGCTACAAAACCAGCCGCACCGAAAGCAGCTGCAGCAACATCCGGGCTGTCATTGAGTCTGGTGGAAGAAGGTTCTGTGGAAGAAGCCTACGCCTGA